Proteins co-encoded in one Paraburkholderia edwinii genomic window:
- the recC gene encoding exodeoxyribonuclease V subunit gamma: protein MSLTPQPLPAGLMLVHGNQPERLRDLMIEWIKQYPLAPLENEVILVQSNGIAQWLKLAFAADAVDGGCGISAALDLSLPARFLWQVYRAVLGADAVPAVSPFDKSRLVWRLTRLLPELLDQPDYAPLKRFMAHDDDQRKRFQLAQRVADLFDQYQVYRADWLARWAAGEDVIIDARDKQAPLPDEHRWQAALWRALLDDVTVNPPAQKGADASTAGRAAVHEAFIERAAALPDEKRPKGLPRRVIVFGISSLPRQSLEVLAALARFTQVLMCVHNPCAHYWADIVADQDLLRAERSRQQRRQGAPAIVDEEQLHLYAHPLLAAWGKQGRDFIGLLDEFDSDSARDAYSSRFANIGQRIDLFEAESTSTMLQQLQDDIRDLRPLKESGEIWPEVDPREDHSIRFHIAHSPQREVEILHDQLLAAFANDPSLRPRDIIVMVPDIEAYAPHIQAVFGLLDREDPRYIPFSVADRGQRDFDPLLGALETLLALPQSRVTVSDVLDLLEVPALRARFNIAEDDLPKLHNWIGGANIRWGLHGEQRASLDLPKAGNDDAPNTWAFGLRRMMLGYAVGDKSDAWREIEPYAEIGGLDAALLGPLTHLIDALEHTWKTLREPATVDGWCTRLRELKNTFFASIDSDDAYTLGRLDAALEAWRDACVDAALTGELPLSIVADHWLAQLEEGSLSQRFFAGAVTFATLMPMRAIPFRRVCLLGMNDGDYPRTRTPLDFDLMRQNYRPGDRSRREDDRYLFLEALLSAREHLHVSWVGRSVTDNTPRPPSVLVGQLLEHLSAGWRLAGESESDRDPHALGHALTIVHRLQPFSADYFPADPDPRASSSKLFTFASEWRAASTAASIGAGATKHASSTASADTLLPPLERDEPLSLRELADFLRDPVKSFFRQRLRVAFETDVMASENDEPFDLDGLRSWQLQNELIRAQVAALERGDDDLLPAAQARLARMHRSGDLATGGFGELLGDELMEPMPDLFERYRIALVRWPQMLDEQQHELIVEETVDGRARSIDDWIGDIRTNVDGELGRVTLDASALIKDNKYRRDRVIAPWVTHLAAQIAVGPLTTVVVSKIGSIELAPLSEEAARAHLLALLRAWDEGMRRPLPLAVNAAFAWLGKWSPEVPDERTQAREAARAAYDGTSWQSGERDMNAYLRRVYPDFDALAASGDFERLSVELLLPLHLAIPSSTRQKNGAKDDGDAQ, encoded by the coding sequence TTGAGCTTGACACCCCAACCGCTACCCGCCGGGCTGATGCTCGTGCACGGCAATCAGCCCGAGCGCCTGCGCGACCTGATGATCGAATGGATCAAGCAATATCCGCTCGCGCCGCTCGAAAACGAAGTGATCCTCGTGCAGAGCAATGGGATTGCGCAATGGCTGAAGCTCGCGTTCGCGGCGGATGCGGTCGACGGCGGTTGCGGCATTTCCGCCGCGCTCGATCTTTCGTTGCCGGCGCGCTTTCTGTGGCAGGTCTATCGCGCGGTGCTCGGCGCCGATGCCGTGCCGGCCGTCTCGCCGTTCGATAAATCGCGCCTTGTCTGGCGGCTCACGCGCCTATTGCCGGAACTGCTGGACCAGCCCGACTACGCGCCGCTCAAGCGCTTCATGGCCCACGACGACGATCAGCGCAAGCGCTTTCAGCTCGCGCAGCGCGTCGCGGATCTGTTTGACCAGTATCAGGTCTATCGCGCGGATTGGCTTGCGCGCTGGGCCGCAGGCGAAGACGTGATCATCGATGCGCGCGACAAGCAGGCTCCGCTGCCCGACGAGCATCGCTGGCAGGCGGCGCTTTGGCGCGCGCTGCTCGATGACGTGACCGTGAACCCGCCCGCGCAGAAAGGCGCCGATGCATCGACGGCGGGCCGCGCGGCCGTCCACGAAGCATTTATCGAGCGTGCCGCCGCGTTGCCCGATGAAAAGCGGCCTAAAGGCCTGCCACGACGCGTGATCGTGTTCGGCATCTCGAGCCTGCCGCGGCAGTCGCTCGAGGTGCTTGCCGCGCTCGCGCGCTTCACGCAGGTGCTGATGTGCGTGCATAACCCTTGTGCGCACTATTGGGCCGACATCGTCGCCGATCAGGATCTGTTGCGCGCCGAGCGCTCGCGTCAGCAGCGGCGTCAAGGCGCGCCGGCGATCGTCGATGAAGAACAACTGCACCTGTATGCGCATCCTTTGCTCGCCGCATGGGGCAAGCAAGGGCGAGACTTTATCGGCCTGCTCGACGAATTCGATAGCGATTCCGCGCGCGACGCCTATTCGTCGCGCTTTGCGAACATCGGCCAGCGTATTGATCTGTTTGAAGCCGAAAGCACGTCGACGATGCTGCAACAACTGCAGGACGACATTCGCGATCTGCGTCCGCTCAAAGAATCAGGCGAGATCTGGCCTGAGGTCGATCCGCGCGAGGACCACTCGATCCGCTTTCATATCGCGCACAGTCCGCAGCGCGAAGTCGAAATTCTGCACGACCAGTTGCTCGCCGCCTTCGCTAACGATCCCTCGCTGCGTCCACGCGACATAATCGTCATGGTGCCCGACATCGAAGCGTACGCGCCGCACATTCAGGCGGTGTTCGGTCTGCTCGACCGGGAGGATCCTCGGTATATCCCGTTTAGCGTCGCGGACCGTGGACAGCGCGATTTCGATCCGCTGCTCGGCGCGCTCGAGACGCTGCTCGCGTTGCCGCAATCGCGCGTGACCGTCAGCGATGTGCTCGATCTGCTCGAAGTGCCCGCATTGCGCGCACGCTTCAATATCGCCGAAGACGATCTGCCGAAGCTGCATAACTGGATCGGCGGCGCGAATATCCGATGGGGATTGCACGGCGAACAGCGCGCGAGTCTCGATTTGCCGAAGGCCGGCAACGACGATGCGCCGAATACCTGGGCCTTCGGTTTGCGCCGGATGATGCTCGGCTACGCGGTCGGCGACAAGTCGGACGCATGGCGCGAAATCGAGCCTTACGCTGAAATTGGCGGCCTCGATGCGGCGTTGCTCGGGCCGCTCACGCATCTGATCGATGCGCTCGAACACACGTGGAAGACCTTGCGCGAGCCCGCTACCGTCGATGGATGGTGCACGCGTTTGCGCGAACTCAAGAACACATTCTTCGCTTCCATCGATAGCGACGATGCATACACGCTCGGGCGTCTCGACGCCGCTTTGGAAGCATGGCGCGACGCATGCGTCGACGCGGCGCTGACCGGCGAACTGCCGCTGTCGATTGTCGCGGACCACTGGCTGGCACAGCTCGAAGAAGGCAGCCTGTCGCAGCGCTTTTTCGCGGGCGCCGTCACGTTTGCCACGCTGATGCCGATGCGCGCGATTCCGTTTCGCCGCGTCTGTCTGCTCGGGATGAACGATGGCGATTATCCGCGCACGCGCACGCCGCTCGATTTCGATTTGATGCGGCAAAACTATCGTCCCGGCGACCGGTCGCGACGCGAGGATGACCGCTATCTGTTCCTCGAAGCGCTGCTGTCGGCGCGCGAGCATTTGCATGTGTCGTGGGTGGGGCGCAGCGTCACGGACAACACGCCGCGGCCGCCGTCGGTGCTGGTTGGGCAGTTGCTTGAACATTTGTCGGCTGGCTGGCGTCTTGCTGGGGAAAGCGAAAGTGACCGTGATCCTCATGCGCTAGGTCATGCACTAACAATCGTTCACAGGCTTCAGCCGTTTAGCGCGGATTACTTCCCGGCGGATCCTGATCCGCGTGCATCGTCGTCGAAGCTGTTCACGTTCGCGAGCGAATGGCGTGCGGCGTCGACGGCGGCGTCGATCGGTGCGGGTGCGACGAAGCACGCTTCTTCCACGGCCTCCGCGGATACGCTGCTGCCGCCGCTCGAACGCGACGAGCCGTTGTCGTTACGCGAGCTCGCCGATTTCTTGCGAGATCCAGTGAAGAGCTTCTTCCGGCAACGTCTGCGCGTCGCCTTCGAGACCGACGTGATGGCGAGCGAAAACGACGAACCGTTCGACCTCGACGGCCTCAGGTCCTGGCAACTGCAAAACGAGCTGATCCGCGCACAGGTCGCGGCACTCGAACGCGGCGACGACGATTTGCTTCCCGCTGCGCAAGCGCGCCTCGCGCGCATGCACCGCAGCGGCGATCTGGCGACAGGCGGATTCGGCGAACTGCTCGGCGACGAACTGATGGAGCCGATGCCCGATCTTTTCGAGCGCTACAGGATCGCACTCGTGCGTTGGCCGCAGATGCTCGATGAACAGCAGCACGAGCTGATTGTCGAAGAGACGGTCGACGGACGAGCCCGTTCGATCGACGACTGGATCGGCGACATTCGCACGAATGTGGATGGCGAGTTGGGGCGCGTGACGCTCGACGCGAGCGCGCTAATCAAAGACAACAAGTATCGGCGCGACAGGGTGATAGCGCCCTGGGTCACGCATCTCGCCGCGCAAATCGCGGTCGGGCCGCTAACAACGGTTGTGGTCAGCAAGATCGGAAGTATTGAGCTCGCGCCATTGAGCGAAGAGGCCGCCCGCGCGCATCTGCTCGCGTTGCTTCGCGCGTGGGACGAAGGCATGCGCCGGCCGCTTCCGCTCGCGGTCAATGCGGCATTTGCATGGCTCGGCAAGTGGTCGCCCGAGGTTCCCGACGAGCGGACGCAAGCGCGCGAAGCGGCGCGTGCGGCATACGATGGCACGTCATGGCAATCGGGAGAGCGCGATATGAACGCCTATTTGCGGCGCGTATATCCGGACTTCGATGCGCTCGCGGCGAGCGGCGATTTCGAGCGGCTCTCGGTCGAACTGCTGCTTCCGCTGCATCTTGCGATTCCGTCGTCGACGAGGCAGAAAAACGGCGCGAAAGATGATGGAGACGCTCAATGA